A stretch of the Takifugu flavidus isolate HTHZ2018 chromosome 1, ASM371156v2, whole genome shotgun sequence genome encodes the following:
- the LOC130530514 gene encoding hemoglobin subunit beta-1-like encodes MVEWTDQERSIINNIFSTLDYEDVGSKSLIRCLIVYPWTQRYFAGFGNLYNAEAIKNNPNIAKHGVTVLHGLDRAVKNMDNIKETYKDLSELHSEKLHVDPDNFKLLSDCLTIVIATKMGSKFTPEIQATFQKFLAVVVSALGRQYH; translated from the exons ATGGTTGAGTGGACTGATCAAGAGCGCAGCATCATCAACAACATCTTCTCCACCCTGGACTATGAAGATGTCGGCTCCAAGTCTCTGATCAG gtgtctgatCGTCTACCCCTGGACCCAGAGGTACTTTGCAGGCTTCGGCAACCTCTACAATGCAGAGGCCATCAAGAATAACCCCAACATCGCAAAGCACGGAGTCACGGTGCTGCACGGTCTGGACAGGGCTGTGAAGAACATGGACAACATCAAGGAAACCTACAAGGATCTGAGCGAGCTGCACTCCGAGAAGCTGCACGTCGACCCCGATAACTTCAAA CTTCTGTCTGACTGCTTGACCATCGTCATCGCCACCAAAATGGGAAGCAAGTTCACACCTGAGATCCAGGCCACCTTCCAGAAGTTCCTGGCCGTTGTCGTCTCTGCTCTGGGAAGACAGTACCACTAA